The Radiobacillus deserti genomic interval AAACACGGGAAAAATGCCTACTACGGTCAAAAATAAAGGAGGCTCTACAACGAATGAAAGAAAAATACACGATTGGCGTTGACTATGGAACGGAATCTGGGAGAGCGGTGCTGGTGTCTTTGAAAGATGGAAGAGAAATTGCCGACCATGTTACCCCGTATCGGCACGGAGTAATAGATGAGAAATTACCAGATTCAGAGATTCAGCTTGGTTATGAATGGGCACTGCAGCACCCAGGAGATTATTTGGAGGTGCTTAAGACATCCGTTCCAGCAGTGTTACAAGAAACAGGTATTTCGAACGAAGACATTATTGGAATTGGAATAGATTTTACAGCATGCACGATGCTTCCAGTTGATGAAGAAGGAGTACCGTTATCCTTTCACTCGGAGTGGAGGGATAACCCACATAGCTGGACAAAGCTATGGAAGCACCATGCAGCACAATATAAAGCAGATTCGTTAAATGAAATAGCAGAAAAACGTGGCGAAGCATTTTTACCTCGGTATGGTGGAAGGATCTCATCTGAATGGATGATTGCAAAAATTTGGCAAATCCTTGAGGAAGCTCCAGAGGTTTATGAGCGGACAGATAAATTCGTGGAAGCAACGGATTGGGTGATTGCACAACTGTCAGGAAATCTTGTACGCAACAGTTGTACAGCGGGTTATAAATCAATCTGGCATAAGCGAGATGGATATCCGAGCCAGGAATTTTTTAGAGCGCTGGATTCGCGTTTGGAAGATCTAACGGAGACAAAGCTGCGGGGAGAGATTTTGCCACTTGGATCAAAAGCTGGTGAATTGACGAAAAAAATGGCGGATGCAATAGGGTTAAGACCTGGAATTGCAGTTGCGGTTGGAAATGTAGATGCGCACGCTGCGGTACCGGCTATGGGGGTTGTTTCTCCGGGGAAAATGGTTATGGCAATGGGGACATCCATTTGCCACATGGTGCTAGGGGAAGAAGAACGACAAGTAGAAGGTATGTGTGGAGTCGTGGAAGATGGGATTATCCCAGGGTTTTATGGCTATGAAGCAGGACAGTCTGCTGTAGGAGATATTTTTGCATGGTATGTAGATCAGGCAGTACCGACATATATCAAGGATGAAGCAAAGAAAGAGGGCTTAAATGTCCATCAATTGTTAGAGTCACGAGCAGCGGAATACGCACCTGGAGAAATTGGTCTTCTGGCTCTAGATTGGTGGAATGGAAATCGTTCTGTGTTGGTGGATACAAGCTTAAGTGGCTTGATGGTTGGTATGACCTTACAAACAAAACCGGAAGAAATATATAGAGCTTTATTAGAAGCGACGGCCTTCGGTACACGAAAAATTGTAGATGCCTTTCATCAAAACGGAGTTGCAGTGGATGAGTTGTATGCGTGTGGGGGATTGCCACAGAAAAACAAGCTGCTCATGCAAATATATGCAGATGTAACAAATCGGACGATAAGAATTGCGGATTCTAAGCAAACTCCGGCACTAGGTGCAGCGATGTTTGCTGCGGTGGCTGCTGGAGCCAATCAAGGCGGCTATGACACGGTACTTCAAGCAGCAGAAAATATGGCGCGCGTGAAAGAGGAAGTGTTTCAACCTATTCCTGAACATGTAGAAATTTATGAACAATTATACGAAGAATATTCTAGACTTCATGACTACTTTGGTCGCGGAGAAAATAATGTGATGAAGCGATTAAAAGCAATTAGACCACACGCAAACGAAACGGTCTTGGCAAACTAAGGAGGAAAAAGCATGCTAGAGGTTAGACCATATGAATTTTGGTTTGTTACAGGGAGTCAGCATCTTTATGGAGAGGAAGCGTTGCAAGAAGTAGAAAGGCATTCTGTAGATATGGTAGAAGGATTAAATAATACTGGTAAACTTCCATATACGATCCAATTTAAAGCTGTTGTAACTACATCGTCAGACATTCACCACTTAATCATGGAAGCAAATCGTGATGAAAATTGTGCTGGAGTCGTTACATGGATGCATACTTTTTCACCAGCAAAGCTTTGGATTTCAGGATTGGAAGCTTTAAAGAAGCCATTACTTCATTTGCATACTCAATTTAATCAGAGTATTCCGTGGGATACGATAGACATGGATTTTATGAATCTAAACCAGTCCGCACATGGAGATCGGGAATACGGCTTTATGGTGTCTCGTCTAAATGTCCCACGAAAGGTAGTTGTTGGGTATTGGGAAAGTAAAGAAGTAGTGGACAAAATGACTAGTTGGATGCAGACTGCAGTTGCCTTTACGGAAGGTAAAAACATTCGAGTTGCTAGATTCGGAGATAATATGCGGAATGTAGCTGTAACAGATGGAGATAAAATAGAGGCGCAAATTAAGTTTGGCTGGGTTGTAGATTACTATGGTGTTGGTGACTTGGTGGAAGTGATGAACACGATTCCGGAAGAAGACGTTGAGCAATTATATCAGGAATATCGTCAATTATACAATTTTCCAAAAGAGGCGAGCCAACCTGGGAAAGTTCAAGACTCTATAAAAGAACAAGCTAGATTAGAGTTAGGATTAAAAGCGTTTTTAATGAAGGGTAATTATAATGCGTTTACGACCAATTTTGAAGACTTGCATGGTTTGAAGCAGTTACCAGGTCTTGCTGCCCAGAGACTGATGGCTGAGGGATACGGATTTGCAGGAGAGGGCGACTGGAGAACAGCGGCTTTGTTACGGATAATGAAAGTGATAGCGAACAATAAAGGTACATCCTTTATGGAGGATTATACCTATCACTTAGAACAAGGAAATGAAATGATTCTTGGGTCTCATATGTTAGAAATTTGCCCGACAATAGCTGCTACAAAACCGAAAGTAGTTGTTAATCCTCTTACAATGGGGGACAGGGAAGATCCGGCTCGTCTTGTGTTTGATGGTCGTGGTGGAGATGCTGTTGTGGCCTCGCTTGTAGAATTGGGAGGTCGTTATCGTCTTGTTATTAATGAGGTGAAGGCTGAACAACCAGTAGTGGAGACGCCGAATCTACCAGTTGCAAAAGTACTCTGGAAACCAGAACCTTCGCTAGCTGAATCAGCTGAGGCTTGGATATATGCCGGAGGTGCACACCATACTGTTTTTTCTTTCGATGTGACAACAGATCAGCTTTATGATTTTGCGGATATGGCACAGATTGAATGTGTGGTCATTGATGCAGACACGAATGTAAGACGTTTTAGAAATGAATTAAAGTGGAACGAAGTTGCTTGGAAAAAATAAGGCGGTTTCTACAAAAGGGTGTCCTGGTAATGAGGGCTCTGTGATAGGGCCCATAGGGCCCTTTAGAGGATAAAATGATAGAATGGAGTATAAAAGATTACTAGGTTATTTATACGTATAATTTTTCGTTAGTTTTGTTCGAACGAGTATGGATTTAGCATTAAGGAGGTGGTTGTATTTCCGACTCCAAGAATTACGATCATTTGAAAGCGCTTAAAAATTATTATATGGGGGTTAGTATGTTGAAGAAATTTTTAATATTATTTTTGTTTTCGTTGATGTCTATAGCATTAATGGCTTGTGGTGGTGGAGATTCTGAAGAAACAACTGCTGATGAAACGACAGTAGTAGGCGATGACATCGAGAATGCTACCGAGTTAACGTTTTGGACCTTTGCTGGTCAACACGTAGATTTATTCGAGGATTCCGCGAAGCGTTGGAATGAAGAGAATCCTGATCGACCTATTAAACTAGTAGCGGAGGCTTATCCTTTTGATCAAATGCACAACAACCTCTTGCTATCTCTTCAATCTGGAGAAAGTGCTCCTGATATTGTAGATATTGAATTAGGTCGTTTTGCGAACTATTTGCAAGGGGAGCCTCAATTAGAACCTATGAATGAATATGTAGAGCCGATTCTAGATAAAGCTGTTTCATCACGTTTTGAAATCTATGCAAAAGACGGAAACTATTACGGCATCCCGACGCACGTAGGTTCCACTGTCATGTACTATAATACAGAGGTGATGGATAAAGCTGGCGTTGACATTGATTCCATTAAGACGTGGGATGACTTTGTAGCAGCAGGTAAAAAAGTCGTGGAAAAGACGGATTCTGTTATGTGGAATGTTGGTACAACGGACTGGTTGATGGACTACTGGCCAATGATTTCACAAAAAGGTACGGATATGTTTGATGAAAATGGAAAATTAATTGTGGATAGCCAAACGCATATTGATACACTGCAATTTTTAAGTGATGTAATTTATAAAGATAAGATTGCAGAATTGACGCCAGGTGGAATGAACCAATCAGAGGAGTTTTATGGATATTTCAGTGAAGGAAAAGCTGCTTCTATTTTAGCACCTATTTGGTACATGGGAAGATTCCTTGACAATATGCCAGATCTAAAAGGTAAGATTGCGATTCGTCCAATGCCTGCATGGGAAGAAGGAGGAAATCGTTCTGCTGGTATGGGTGGCACCGGTACGGTTGTTACAAATCAATCCGAGAATACGGATCTAGCTAAAGAGTTCCTTGCATATACGAAGCTTTCCGAGGAAGGAAGCAAGAAACTTTGGACTGTGCTTGGCTTTGACCCTCCACGTTGGGATACTTGGGAAAGTGAAGCGGTAAGAGAAGACAACAAGTATTATGATTATTTTGGAGACAATATTTTTGATGTACTGTTAGAAATCAAAGATGAAATTAACCCATTGAATGTAACACAACATACACCGGATATTGTAACCGAATACAATACCAATGTAGCGGAAAGCGTATTAAGACAACAATCTATGACCCCTGAAGAGGCGCTGAAACAGGCTGCGGAGACAGTGAGATCTGAAATGGAGAAGTAAGAGGGAAAGTATGGTTGAAATAGAAGCAGGTTGTGAAAGCTTGCTTCTATTTCATTATCTTGTGAAAATCCTTAAAATTTCGTAATTTATGTTGAAATTAAAAATGGCTGAAGTTATACTTTAACTAACGAAAAGTTATACGTACAAATTTTAATAATCGATACTTATTTGGATAAGAAACAGAATAAATTTTTTGTACCTATTTGAAAACGCATTCAAATCATCTTAAAGGGATGAGAGGTTATGAACAGGAGAGAAAGGAGCAGGTGTAGGTGACACAACAGTTAAAAGCAACATTGACGGTGGATAAGAATAATAAAATCGGAAAAGTAAACGAGAGAATCTATGGATCGTTTATAGAGCACCTTGGAAGAGCTGTTTATGGTGGAATTTATGATCCAGAACACCCTGAAGCGGATGAACAGGGTTTTCGTAAAGATGTGATAAACCTTGTGAAAGAATTACAAGTGCCAATTGTACGTTATCCAGGTGGAAATATGGTTTCTGCATACAATTGGGAAGACGGAGTGGGTCCGAAAGAAAATCGTCCGAAAAGACTTGAATTAGCATGGCGCACGATAGAGACGAATGAAGTTGGTACGAACGAGTTCGTGGATTGGGCTAAAAAAGTGAATGCGGAAGTGATGATGGCTGTAAACCTTGGAACAAGAGGGATTGATGCGGCTAGAAATTTAATTGAATATACGAATCATCCAGGTGGAACTTACTGGAGTGAACTTCGAAAGTCACATGGCTATGAACAACCTCATCATATTAAAACGTGGTGTCTCGGAAATGAAATGGATGGTCCTTGGCAAGTAGGACATAAAACCGCGTATGAATACGGAAGGATTGCGCAAGAAACAGGGAAAGCTATGAAACTGGTTGATCCGAGCATTGAGCTTGTTGCATGTGGGAGCTCGAATACAGGAATGCCAACCTTTCCAGAATATGAAGCTACCGTGCTAGACATTGCTTATGACCAAGTCGACTATATATCTCTCCACCAATATTATGGAAACAGAACAAATGACCCAGCTAATTACCTAGCTAAAAATATGGATATGGACCACTTCATTCATACGGTAACTTCTACTTGTGACTACATCAAAGCAAAACATAGAAGCAAAAAAACAATTATGCTCAGCTTTGACGAATGGAATGTCTGGTACCATTCCAATGAAGCGGATAAAGAAATTGAACCATGGACCGTTGCACCTCCACAATTAGAAGATGTGTACAATTTTGAAGACGCATTACTGGTAGGAAGTATGTTAATTACATTATTAAACCACGCTGACCGTGTAAAGATGGCATGCATGGCCCAGCTTGTTAATGTAATTGCACCAATAATGACCGAAAATAAAGGTCGTTCCTGGAAGCAAACAATTTTCTATCCATATATGCATGCATCTGTTTTTGGAAGAGGTGTTGCTATTCACCCTATTCTTTCTTCCCCTAAGTATGATAGTAAAGACTTTACGGATGTGCCATTTATCGATAGCGCTTCCGTATATAACGAGGAAACGGAAGAACTGACTATTTTTCTAGTAAACAAGCATTTAGAGGAAAGTATTACTCTTCAAGCAGATGTAAGAAGTTTTGAGGACTATAGTCTTGTAGAACACATCGTTTTAGAGAATGACGATTTAAAAGCAATAAACACAGCGAACGAACAAAAAGTTGCTCCACATCATAATGGAGAGTCTACGCTACAGGACGGCGTATTGGATGCGAGGTTATCAAAAACGTCTTGGAATGTTATTCGCTTAAAAAAGTAACGAATGATGGCTAAAACTAGAAACCATGATTTTTAAGATAATAGAAGGTCGAGGAGGAAAGAATATGGAACCTTTAACGAATCATTCTCAAATCTCCAAAGAAAAACCAACATTTAGCTCCATGGAACCTAGAAAGAAACCAAATAAGGTATATAAATTTTTAAAT includes:
- a CDS encoding ribulokinase; this translates as MKEKYTIGVDYGTESGRAVLVSLKDGREIADHVTPYRHGVIDEKLPDSEIQLGYEWALQHPGDYLEVLKTSVPAVLQETGISNEDIIGIGIDFTACTMLPVDEEGVPLSFHSEWRDNPHSWTKLWKHHAAQYKADSLNEIAEKRGEAFLPRYGGRISSEWMIAKIWQILEEAPEVYERTDKFVEATDWVIAQLSGNLVRNSCTAGYKSIWHKRDGYPSQEFFRALDSRLEDLTETKLRGEILPLGSKAGELTKKMADAIGLRPGIAVAVGNVDAHAAVPAMGVVSPGKMVMAMGTSICHMVLGEEERQVEGMCGVVEDGIIPGFYGYEAGQSAVGDIFAWYVDQAVPTYIKDEAKKEGLNVHQLLESRAAEYAPGEIGLLALDWWNGNRSVLVDTSLSGLMVGMTLQTKPEEIYRALLEATAFGTRKIVDAFHQNGVAVDELYACGGLPQKNKLLMQIYADVTNRTIRIADSKQTPALGAAMFAAVAAGANQGGYDTVLQAAENMARVKEEVFQPIPEHVEIYEQLYEEYSRLHDYFGRGENNVMKRLKAIRPHANETVLAN
- the arfA gene encoding arabinosylfuranosidase ArfA, giving the protein MTQQLKATLTVDKNNKIGKVNERIYGSFIEHLGRAVYGGIYDPEHPEADEQGFRKDVINLVKELQVPIVRYPGGNMVSAYNWEDGVGPKENRPKRLELAWRTIETNEVGTNEFVDWAKKVNAEVMMAVNLGTRGIDAARNLIEYTNHPGGTYWSELRKSHGYEQPHHIKTWCLGNEMDGPWQVGHKTAYEYGRIAQETGKAMKLVDPSIELVACGSSNTGMPTFPEYEATVLDIAYDQVDYISLHQYYGNRTNDPANYLAKNMDMDHFIHTVTSTCDYIKAKHRSKKTIMLSFDEWNVWYHSNEADKEIEPWTVAPPQLEDVYNFEDALLVGSMLITLLNHADRVKMACMAQLVNVIAPIMTENKGRSWKQTIFYPYMHASVFGRGVAIHPILSSPKYDSKDFTDVPFIDSASVYNEETEELTIFLVNKHLEESITLQADVRSFEDYSLVEHIVLENDDLKAINTANEQKVAPHHNGESTLQDGVLDARLSKTSWNVIRLKK
- a CDS encoding ABC transporter substrate-binding protein yields the protein MKKFLILFLFSLMSIALMACGGGDSEETTADETTVVGDDIENATELTFWTFAGQHVDLFEDSAKRWNEENPDRPIKLVAEAYPFDQMHNNLLLSLQSGESAPDIVDIELGRFANYLQGEPQLEPMNEYVEPILDKAVSSRFEIYAKDGNYYGIPTHVGSTVMYYNTEVMDKAGVDIDSIKTWDDFVAAGKKVVEKTDSVMWNVGTTDWLMDYWPMISQKGTDMFDENGKLIVDSQTHIDTLQFLSDVIYKDKIAELTPGGMNQSEEFYGYFSEGKAASILAPIWYMGRFLDNMPDLKGKIAIRPMPAWEEGGNRSAGMGGTGTVVTNQSENTDLAKEFLAYTKLSEEGSKKLWTVLGFDPPRWDTWESEAVREDNKYYDYFGDNIFDVLLEIKDEINPLNVTQHTPDIVTEYNTNVAESVLRQQSMTPEEALKQAAETVRSEMEK
- the araA gene encoding L-arabinose isomerase codes for the protein MLEVRPYEFWFVTGSQHLYGEEALQEVERHSVDMVEGLNNTGKLPYTIQFKAVVTTSSDIHHLIMEANRDENCAGVVTWMHTFSPAKLWISGLEALKKPLLHLHTQFNQSIPWDTIDMDFMNLNQSAHGDREYGFMVSRLNVPRKVVVGYWESKEVVDKMTSWMQTAVAFTEGKNIRVARFGDNMRNVAVTDGDKIEAQIKFGWVVDYYGVGDLVEVMNTIPEEDVEQLYQEYRQLYNFPKEASQPGKVQDSIKEQARLELGLKAFLMKGNYNAFTTNFEDLHGLKQLPGLAAQRLMAEGYGFAGEGDWRTAALLRIMKVIANNKGTSFMEDYTYHLEQGNEMILGSHMLEICPTIAATKPKVVVNPLTMGDREDPARLVFDGRGGDAVVASLVELGGRYRLVINEVKAEQPVVETPNLPVAKVLWKPEPSLAESAEAWIYAGGAHHTVFSFDVTTDQLYDFADMAQIECVVIDADTNVRRFRNELKWNEVAWKK